The Oscarella lobularis chromosome 9, ooOscLobu1.1, whole genome shotgun sequence genome includes a window with the following:
- the LOC136191107 gene encoding uncharacterized protein isoform X2: MNPKRLIAGLRMQDKRSKRSHTEMAPLLSPKEGDKVLDIGSGTGGMAIHLAKVYGADVRGLDVSADAIKVGRKRAASTDLGKGRVTFDEGDAMQTVISDDTYDFVVLRSCLMHIPFESKYALLEKTFKWLKPGGRLLLDDMHAIVHHSDVALQRHMKNRHWYLLPLEKIVQYLKDVGYKVVSLKDRGDEYVDFIRKKLAEFEGKKEELAKDEMLKDILDETHTHKRWKMKWAEKKAFGEHYVLAQKPVM; encoded by the exons ATGAACCCCAAACGGCTAATTGCCGGCTTACGAATGCAAGACAAGCGAAGCAAAAGGTCGCATACG GAAATGGCTCCTCTACTTAGTCCAAAAGAAGGAGATAAAGTTCTCGATATCGGTTCAGGAACAGGTGGCATGGCTATCCATCTGGcaaaa GTCTACGGTGCCGACGTCCGTGGCCTCGACGTATCGGCCGACGCGATCAAAGTGGGTCGAAAGAGAGCAGCGTCGACGGACTTGGGAAAAGGAAGG GTGACATTCGACGAAGGTGACGCCATGCAGACTGTCATTTCCGACGATACGtacgacttcgtcgttctGCGTTCGTGTCTGATGCATATTCCCTTTGAGTCCAAGTATGCTTTATTGGAGAAGACCTTC AAATGGTTGAAGCCTGGAGGTCGTTTGTTGCTCGACGACATGCACGCTATCGTACATCACTCTGACGTGGCGCTGCAGCGTCACatgaaaaatcgtcattgGTACTTACTTccacttgaaaaaattgtgCAA TACTTGAAAGATGTTGGATACAAAGTTGTTTCGTTGAAAGACAGAGGTGACGAATACGTGGATttcattagaaaaaaattagctgAGttcgaaggaaagaaagaagaacttgCCAAA GATGAAATGCTGAAAGACATTCTCGACGAGACTCACACTCATAAGAGGTGGAAAATGAAGTGGGCCGAGAAGAAGGCTTTTGGAGAGCATTATGTCTTAGCACAAAAGCCAGTGATGTAG
- the LOC136191105 gene encoding steryl-sulfatase-like: protein MFLALIILAAAKVTTENEVNNPNFIFVMADDYGWGDVGYNNGTADTPCLDAMAKGDNTMLMQRYYSGGPVCSPTRGTVLTGRNHNRYCVWTANTGSNTADFVKQEKMPLPLTEFTVAEAVKQKGYTTALFGKWHLGDFKKLKGGNPKWPVSNPGNNGFDTWLSTERSAPTATLNCGCFNQSICITGHYAGQKFSCINYWGPSTHNSVGIANLTEPEKGDDSEFLVDQLEQFLRKMATAKKPFLAYVPLHTVHIRYIAVEPYASRYKEKGFSDNEVDYYGAISAMDTQIGRIRSLLSELGLKNNTLLWFASDNGPESNTPGKTNGLSGRKRHLTEGGIRVPGMIEWPAMITKNRVVTTPVVSSDLLPTVMEVLDIKMPDDRPVDGVSALSLIKGETNERSHPIGFAYNVANNFNGTYNVSWVDNKYKINSIYKKGKVAESYIYDLTVDQGEQHDLSAKIQDIKGLMLRQMEEWRQSVIQSVKKVGCQVYKNDEGFEL from the exons ATGTTTTTAGCTTTGATTATTCTTGCAGCAGCAAAGGTTACCACTGAAAATGAAGTGAATAATCCCAATTTTATCTTCGTCATG GCCGACGACTACGGTTGGGGAGACGTGGGTTATAATAATGGGACAGCAGATACGCCCTGTCTCGACGCAATGGCTAAAGGAGACAACACAATGCTCATGCAACGATACTACAGCGGCG GACCCGTTTGTTCCCCAACACGAGGAACTGTCCTAACCGGTCGAAATCACAATCGATATTGCGTTTGGACGGCAAATACGGGCAGCAATACTGCAGATTTCGTGAAGCAGGAAAAAATGCCGTTGCCACTTACAGAATTTACCGTAGCTGAGGCGGTGAAACAAAAGGGATATACAACGGCTCTCTTCGGAAAATG GCATCTTGGAGACTTCAAGAAACTCAAGGGTGGAAATCCGAAATGGCCA GTTTCAAATCCGGGAAACAACGGTTTTGATACCTGGCTTTCAACGGAAAGATCCGCTCCGACAGCGACGCTCAACTGCGGTTGCTTCAATCAGAGCATATGCATAACGGGTCACTATGCGGGGCAAAAATTTTCCTGCATAAATTATTGGGGCCCCAGTACACACAATTCAGTGGGAATCGCAAACCTAACCGAGCCGGAAAAGGGAGACGATTCGGAATTTCTAGTCGATCAACTGGAGCAGTTCCTTCGCAAAATGGCCACAGCAAAGAAACCGTTTCTCGCCTACGTTCCCCTGCACACCG TTCATATCCGTTACATCGCTGTGGAGCCTTATGCAAGTCGTtacaaagagaaaggattCTCAGATAACGAGGTCGACTACTACGGTGCCATAAGTGCCATGGATACTCAG ATTGGTCGCATTCGGTCACTTCTGTCTGAACTTGGACTGAAAAACAATACCCTCCTTTGGTTTGCCAG TGATAACGGTCCAGAATCGAACACTCCAGGTAAGACGAACGGTCTCAGTGGCCGTAAAAGGCACTTGACCGAGGGCGGCATTCGCGTGCCGGGAATGATCGAATGGCCAGCGATGATTACAAAGAATCGCGTCGTCACAACGCCCGTAGTGTCAAGCGACCTGCTTCCAACAGTAATGGAAGTTCTCGACATAAAAATGCCAGACGAC AGGCCTGTCGATGGAGTTTCTGCTCTATCTCTCATCAAAGGAGAGACGAACGAAAGATCGCATCCTATTGGATTCGCCTACAACGTCGCCAACAATTTCAACGGAACGTACAACGTGTCGTGGGTGGACAACAAG TACAAAATCAATAGCATATACAAGAAGGGAAAGGTCGCCGAGTCCTATATCTACGACTTGACGGTCGATCAGGGCGAACAGCACGATCTTTCGGCAAAGATACAAGACATCAAAGGTCTGATGCTTAGACAGATGGAAGAGTGGCGTCAATCGGTGATTCAAAGTGTCAAAAAAGTGGGCTGCCAGGTCTATAAAAATGACGAAGGCTTCGAGCTCTAA
- the LOC136191107 gene encoding uncharacterized protein isoform X1, with protein sequence MSDSTDSERAFFSQFYAEDSITAFEKLNGEGYIGSQGKAMTEEMAPLLSPKEGDKVLDIGSGTGGMAIHLAKVYGADVRGLDVSADAIKVGRKRAASTDLGKGRVTFDEGDAMQTVISDDTYDFVVLRSCLMHIPFESKYALLEKTFKWLKPGGRLLLDDMHAIVHHSDVALQRHMKNRHWYLLPLEKIVQYLKDVGYKVVSLKDRGDEYVDFIRKKLAEFEGKKEELAKDEMLKDILDETHTHKRWKMKWAEKKAFGEHYVLAQKPVM encoded by the exons ATGAGCGATTCGACCGACTCGGAACGAGCTTTCTTCAGTCAGTTCTACGCGGAAGACTCCATCACAGCCTTCGAGAAACTGAACGGCGAAGGCTACATCGGAAGCCAAGGAAAAGCGATGACCGAG GAAATGGCTCCTCTACTTAGTCCAAAAGAAGGAGATAAAGTTCTCGATATCGGTTCAGGAACAGGTGGCATGGCTATCCATCTGGcaaaa GTCTACGGTGCCGACGTCCGTGGCCTCGACGTATCGGCCGACGCGATCAAAGTGGGTCGAAAGAGAGCAGCGTCGACGGACTTGGGAAAAGGAAGG GTGACATTCGACGAAGGTGACGCCATGCAGACTGTCATTTCCGACGATACGtacgacttcgtcgttctGCGTTCGTGTCTGATGCATATTCCCTTTGAGTCCAAGTATGCTTTATTGGAGAAGACCTTC AAATGGTTGAAGCCTGGAGGTCGTTTGTTGCTCGACGACATGCACGCTATCGTACATCACTCTGACGTGGCGCTGCAGCGTCACatgaaaaatcgtcattgGTACTTACTTccacttgaaaaaattgtgCAA TACTTGAAAGATGTTGGATACAAAGTTGTTTCGTTGAAAGACAGAGGTGACGAATACGTGGATttcattagaaaaaaattagctgAGttcgaaggaaagaaagaagaacttgCCAAA GATGAAATGCTGAAAGACATTCTCGACGAGACTCACACTCATAAGAGGTGGAAAATGAAGTGGGCCGAGAAGAAGGCTTTTGGAGAGCATTATGTCTTAGCACAAAAGCCAGTGATGTAG
- the LOC136191106 gene encoding uncharacterized protein, giving the protein MTETTKSEEIAVSHSPAEKAPESSAINDDSNTVEKRKKRLGDDYVTIELSNPRIPSSADHTTTMALDMCKRVVLKPYLSFLKVPGWRSVFSLPYQSKLKRFANVVYPGLVVAVLLLGYVIQFAACYSRSHPAYEYDAEGRVSCYSHSITTYFIPDLLHLVTYFYCLYFFRIVQNEQLETLMETTFLQSSFLQQKRGHPSQNRLTSSIRWFLWAGICWIVASLVAQTLGVAGRAVEHNRTTSGDIEFTWMGIKDQPTQWGLAALMLLAFVMLDIVYIAVVVNYVTQCNLLIFLIHGLNDRLKEKTKTYDFQKAIKEYTQTGTFVRALNSEMGIAVSLLEFNFGTLAISAFLSLGDNPKGLVLASTILSIVLWTFLALLPFFYAARVSSAFETIRKVGIRIRTRPFGYQDVDQQDLDSFLLFTMAFRPRAKIFRIPVMAPYVWGFIVITCFIVIILGQHSVLPSGVF; this is encoded by the exons ATGACCGAAACG ACGAAAAGCGAGGAAATAGCGGTATCGCACTCGCCGGCCGAAAAGGCGCCGGAATCGTCGGCCATAAACGACGACTCGAACACGGTggagaagcgaaagaagcggTTGGGAGACGACTACGTCACGATCGAG CTGTCTAACCCTCGAATACCGAGCTCAGCGGACCACACGACGACAATGGCTCTGGACATGTGCAAGAGAGTCGTACTCAAACCGTATCTGAGCTTTCTCAAAGTG CCCGGTTGGAGGTCCGTGTTCTCGTTGCCCTACCAGTCGAAATTGAAACGATTTGCTAATGTTGTCTATCccggtctcgtcgtcgccgttctcctTCTCGGATACGTCATTCAGTTTGCCGCCTGCTACAGTCGCAGTCAC ccTGCTTATGAGTATGATGCGGAGGGGAGAGTGAGCTGCTATTCGCACAGCATCACGACCTATTTCATTCCTGATCTGCTTCATCTCGTCACCTACTTCTATTGCCTCTACTTCTTTCGTATCGTTCAAAATGAGCAACTGGAAACGCTGATGGAAACC ACGTTTCTTCAGTCGTCGTTCCTTCAGCAGAAGCGAGGTCACCCGTCTCAGAACAGGCTCACGAGCTCTATTAG ATGGTTTCTGTGGGCGGGCATATGCTGGATTGTCGCTTCGCTCGTGGCGCAGACACTCGGAGTTGCCGGTCGGGCAGTCGAGCACAATCGAACCACCTCGGGCGACATCGAATTCACGTGGATGGGAATCAAAGA tcAACCGACGCAGTGGGGCTTAGCGGCGTTGATGCTACTCGCCTTCGTCATGCTCGACATCGTCtacatcgccgtcgtcgtcaactaCGTGACCCAGTGCAATTTGCTGATTTTTCTCATACACGGTCTCAACGATCGtctgaaggagaagacgaagacgtacgattttcaaaaggcAATCAAG GAGTATACTCAAACGGGGACGTTCGTTCGAGCGCTCAATTCGGAAATGGGAATTGCTGTATCGCTGCTCGAATTCAATTTTGGGACGCTAGCCATTTCAG CTTTCTTGTCGCTCGGAGACAATCCCAAAGGTCTCGttctcgcttcgacgatcCTATCTATAGTGCTGTGGACTTTTCTGGCTCTGCTTCCCTTCTTTTAC gcggCGAGAGTGTCTAGCGCTTTTGAAACGATACGAAAAGTCGGCATTCGCATCAGAACGAGACCGTTCGGATATCAAGACGTCGATCAACAGGATCTCGATTCTTTTCTACTCTTCACTATGGCTTTTCGACCGAGA GCGAAAATTTTTCGTATTCCCGTGATGGCGCCGTACGTTTGGGGTTTCATAGTGATCACCTGTTTTATTGTCATCATTCTTGGCCAACACTCGGTGCTTCCTTCTGGCGTTTTTTAG